One part of the Halopenitus persicus genome encodes these proteins:
- a CDS encoding MFS transporter, whose translation MNRNDRALTGFTMLGHATFHTYELVIPILVVVWLDAFSTTPAFLGAVVGASYAATGVGALPSGILSDRVSGKRLVVASMAGMGGGFLIVSVAPNLATLSVGLLVWGAAASLYHPAGLSLISRGATERGTAFAYHGAAGNVGVATGPLLGAILLTAFDWRTVAALLVVPVAIAVVVALGLEFDETAGRGEDPRRNEAADGDAANDPEASDPEASDPKADEPGEGEPDGTLREFAAGSRRLFVGGFLLVFVIGGLYGLYYRGVFTFLPDVLAGVAVFDPVVVGGRSLEPSQYVYSGLLLLGGVGQYVGGRLVDRYPAERVLVANFGTLVLVALAFLPAANAGAGPLLVVSGLLGFFVFLEGPVNQEVVSKHVPRDLRGLSFGWTYVAIFGVGAGGSAIAGAILTHRSPAVLFAGLAGVAVLAGLVGGMLLWRSG comes from the coding sequence ATGAACCGGAACGATCGGGCGCTGACCGGGTTCACGATGCTCGGACACGCGACCTTCCACACCTACGAGCTCGTCATCCCGATCCTCGTCGTCGTCTGGCTGGACGCCTTCTCGACGACGCCGGCGTTCCTCGGGGCGGTCGTCGGCGCGAGCTACGCGGCCACCGGCGTCGGCGCGCTTCCGAGCGGCATCCTCTCGGACCGGGTCAGCGGCAAGCGTCTCGTCGTCGCCTCGATGGCGGGGATGGGCGGCGGGTTCCTGATCGTGAGTGTCGCGCCGAACCTGGCGACGCTGTCGGTCGGCCTGCTCGTCTGGGGCGCCGCCGCCAGCCTCTATCATCCCGCCGGGCTCTCGCTCATCAGCCGCGGCGCGACGGAGCGGGGGACCGCCTTCGCCTATCACGGCGCGGCCGGGAACGTCGGCGTCGCGACCGGACCGCTGCTGGGCGCGATCCTGCTGACGGCGTTCGACTGGCGCACCGTTGCGGCGCTCTTGGTCGTTCCCGTGGCGATCGCGGTCGTGGTCGCGCTCGGACTGGAGTTCGACGAGACGGCCGGACGTGGTGAGGATCCCCGACGCAACGAGGCGGCGGACGGCGACGCGGCGAACGACCCGGAGGCGAGCGACCCGGAGGCGAGCGACCCGAAGGCGGATGAACCGGGAGAGGGCGAACCCGACGGAACCCTTCGGGAGTTCGCGGCCGGCTCCCGGCGCCTGTTCGTCGGGGGGTTCCTCCTCGTGTTCGTCATCGGGGGGCTCTACGGACTCTATTACCGGGGCGTGTTCACGTTCCTCCCGGACGTGCTGGCCGGGGTCGCCGTCTTCGATCCGGTCGTGGTCGGCGGTCGGTCGCTCGAGCCGAGCCAGTACGTGTACTCCGGGCTGCTCCTGCTCGGCGGCGTCGGCCAGTACGTCGGCGGGAGGCTCGTCGACCGGTATCCCGCCGAGCGCGTGCTCGTCGCCAACTTCGGGACCCTCGTGCTCGTCGCCCTCGCGTTCCTGCCGGCGGCGAACGCGGGCGCCGGACCGCTCCTCGTCGTCTCCGGGCTGCTCGGTTTCTTCGTCTTCCTCGAGGGCCCGGTTAACCAGGAAGTCGTCTCGAAACACGTGCCGCGGGACCTGCGCGGGCTCTCGTTCGGCTGGACCTACGTCGCGATCTTCGGCGTCGGCGCCGGCGGCTCGGCGATCGCGGGCGCGATCCTGACGCACCGGTCGCCGGCGGTGCTGTTCGCGGGCCTCGCCGGGGTCGCCGTCCTGGCCGGGCTCGTCGGCGGCATGCTGCTGTGGCGATCGGGGTGA
- a CDS encoding cytochrome c oxidase subunit I produces MSAIASLFRNDYDSDGFRTCSVTGLDVHRSVENHVKLFGLTAVIALAFGGIFAFTVAMTRWEFIGFLDPGSYYTHLSLHAWNLLIFWMVFMEIAILYVGGPMVLGRTLPLRRLATAGWVIMALGAVGVNASILLTEAPNEAPLLTAYVPLPVSPWFYGTAIVFLLGTTIAALPFFATIWLETRGTRRTLPLVAFGAFITGIIAVEAILGGIAAFAYAFAWRIDLIASVDPGIYRQLYWIIGHGSQQINLLAMITVWYFLTHVVGGAVVVSEKISRTAFVFYLFFINLGAAHHLLVDPGVSAGWRIWNTSYAFYGAAFASMIHAFAIPAGIEAGRRRRGQGGGLFGWLTSAPWGNPVFAATVFSIILFGFLGGITGVVMGQMQVNMTWHNTFAAVGHFHATVVLGTTLAFMGLVFFVIKTMFRRDFVSETLAAAVPYAYAGAMSIVTLMMMYAGILYGVPRRTAEVVRNIPGSEFSFAAAIPIFMIFGLFAVVAIASGALFILVSVGSLLFGDRLPGGDDGGLLPEGGLHADGGQPIHAVELRGTFTLCLVFLAVFIAIYVLNWYLVTQLWAIGA; encoded by the coding sequence ATGTCGGCGATCGCCTCCCTCTTCCGGAACGACTACGATTCGGACGGCTTCCGGACCTGCTCGGTGACCGGGCTGGACGTCCACCGGTCGGTCGAGAACCACGTGAAGCTGTTCGGGCTGACCGCGGTGATCGCGCTGGCGTTCGGCGGGATCTTCGCCTTCACGGTCGCGATGACGCGCTGGGAGTTCATCGGCTTCCTCGATCCGGGCAGCTACTACACGCACCTGAGTCTGCATGCGTGGAACCTGCTCATCTTCTGGATGGTCTTCATGGAGATCGCCATCCTCTACGTCGGCGGGCCGATGGTGCTCGGTCGAACGCTCCCGCTGCGTCGACTCGCGACCGCCGGCTGGGTGATCATGGCGCTCGGCGCGGTCGGCGTCAACGCGTCGATCCTGCTCACCGAGGCGCCCAACGAGGCCCCGCTGTTGACCGCGTACGTTCCGCTGCCGGTCTCCCCGTGGTTCTACGGAACCGCCATCGTCTTCCTGCTCGGGACCACGATCGCGGCGCTGCCGTTCTTCGCGACGATCTGGCTGGAGACCCGGGGGACCCGCCGGACGCTCCCGTTGGTCGCCTTCGGCGCGTTCATCACCGGCATCATCGCCGTCGAGGCGATCCTCGGCGGAATCGCGGCCTTCGCGTACGCGTTCGCCTGGCGGATCGACCTGATCGCCTCCGTCGACCCGGGGATCTACCGGCAGCTCTACTGGATCATCGGTCACGGGAGCCAGCAGATCAACCTGCTCGCGATGATCACGGTGTGGTACTTCCTGACCCACGTCGTGGGCGGCGCGGTCGTCGTCTCCGAGAAGATCTCCCGGACGGCGTTCGTGTTCTACCTCTTCTTCATCAACCTCGGGGCGGCCCACCACCTGCTCGTCGATCCCGGCGTCTCCGCCGGTTGGCGGATTTGGAACACCTCCTACGCCTTCTACGGCGCGGCCTTCGCGAGCATGATCCACGCGTTCGCGATCCCGGCCGGGATCGAGGCCGGCCGCCGTCGCCGCGGCCAGGGCGGCGGGCTGTTCGGCTGGCTCACCTCGGCACCCTGGGGGAACCCCGTCTTCGCCGCCACCGTCTTCAGCATCATCCTCTTCGGCTTCCTCGGCGGGATCACCGGCGTCGTGATGGGCCAGATGCAGGTCAACATGACCTGGCACAACACCTTCGCGGCGGTCGGCCACTTCCACGCGACCGTCGTGCTCGGGACGACGCTCGCCTTCATGGGGCTCGTCTTCTTCGTCATCAAGACGATGTTCCGTCGCGACTTCGTCTCGGAGACGCTGGCGGCCGCGGTGCCGTACGCCTACGCCGGCGCGATGAGCATCGTCACGCTGATGATGATGTACGCCGGGATCCTCTACGGCGTCCCGCGGCGGACCGCCGAGGTCGTCCGGAACATCCCCGGCTCCGAGTTCAGCTTCGCGGCGGCGATCCCGATATTCATGATCTTCGGGCTCTTCGCGGTGGTGGCGATCGCCTCCGGCGCGCTGTTCATCCTCGTGTCGGTCGGCTCGCTGCTGTTCGGTGACCGGCTTCCCGGCGGCGACGACGGCGGGTTGTTGCCCGAGGGCGGGCTCCACGCCGACGGCGGGCAGCCGATCCACGCGGTGGAGCTTCGCGGGACCTTCACGTTGTGTCTGGTCTTCCTCGCCGTCTTCATCGCCATCTACGTGCTGAACTGGTACCTCGTGACGCAGCTGTGGGCGATCGGCGCGTAG
- a CDS encoding MFS transporter, giving the protein MVYPVIIPYLQADYDLSLTIAGLLVTVLWFFAAIGQLPGGILADRYDERALMTVSTVVVAAALGLVVTSSSPVILFFATAIWGLGHSLYPIARITLLSELYSERLGSALGVTMATGDIGQTVLPPIAGAFAAVIAWQIGLGFVAPLLVLAGLSVLATSSSDVSAEGATKTRSIRETLHVVTELRNPAMGFMTVILFLYMFIWQSFTAFYPTYLTTVKGLSSQLAGVLFGFFFAVGVVVKPVAGVAYDRIGMRRSLIGILTPAAAGFLLLPALNGVWLLGGITALISTMLGTGAVTQSFLADSFSDERQGAGLGVIRTLTASLAAGGPVLFGVVGDHGYFDEGYVVLAVIMAVVIALTVWMPEEN; this is encoded by the coding sequence ATGGTGTATCCCGTCATCATCCCCTACCTCCAGGCTGATTATGATCTGAGTCTGACGATCGCCGGCCTGTTAGTGACCGTTCTCTGGTTCTTTGCTGCCATCGGCCAGTTGCCGGGAGGCATCCTTGCGGACCGGTACGACGAGCGAGCGCTGATGACAGTGAGTACGGTCGTCGTTGCGGCTGCACTTGGACTCGTCGTCACGTCCTCGTCGCCGGTTATCTTGTTTTTCGCAACGGCAATCTGGGGGCTCGGCCATTCTCTGTACCCGATCGCCAGAATCACGCTCCTCTCCGAGCTCTACTCCGAACGACTTGGAAGCGCCCTCGGCGTGACGATGGCAACGGGGGATATTGGACAGACCGTTCTTCCGCCGATTGCGGGCGCCTTCGCCGCGGTCATCGCTTGGCAGATCGGGCTGGGTTTCGTCGCGCCACTCCTCGTTCTCGCCGGACTCAGTGTCCTTGCAACGTCTTCCAGCGACGTCTCGGCTGAAGGGGCAACCAAGACGCGATCGATCCGGGAGACGCTACACGTTGTGACGGAGCTTCGTAACCCGGCAATGGGATTCATGACCGTCATCTTGTTTCTCTATATGTTCATCTGGCAGTCGTTCACCGCGTTCTATCCGACCTACCTCACCACTGTAAAGGGGCTGTCCTCACAGTTGGCGGGCGTTCTATTCGGGTTCTTTTTCGCCGTTGGCGTGGTCGTGAAGCCCGTGGCCGGTGTGGCCTACGACCGGATCGGTATGCGACGATCACTGATCGGCATTCTCACGCCAGCAGCAGCGGGCTTCCTGCTCCTGCCCGCACTGAACGGCGTCTGGCTCCTCGGTGGCATCACCGCTCTCATAAGCACGATGCTTGGAACCGGAGCGGTTACACAGTCGTTCCTCGCGGATTCGTTCTCCGACGAGCGGCAAGGAGCGGGACTCGGCGTGATCCGAACGCTCACGGCATCGCTCGCTGCCGGCGGTCCAGTTCTCTTCGGAGTGGTCGGCGATCACGGATACTTCGACGAGGGATACGTCGTCTTAGCCGTAATTATGGCAGTCGTCATCGCTCTCACGGTTTGGATGCCGGAGGAGAACTGA
- the cyoE gene encoding heme o synthase, translating into MDRPRLTTLLTWAVVGTYLLVALGATAAADAGPTLAAAHHAAAVLVGLLLVATAVVAHRVAAARGVRIGTAIVVIAYPVQAGIGLAGLSGVRLFDGRLHLLGGIAVFAVLLATLIHRLETTTEAPTGNEALADAVTPAASETATSETATSETTVPDATAAKPTTAEVTDPPSSVSPATTLGNRLRAYLELTKPRLMWLLCLLALAGMGLATATGAAIDGVTVVATLGGGVLAIGAAGTFNHVHERDRDRKMRRTADRPVATDRVGVRRAVAFGIALVTVAMAILLAFVNVLATVLTALAVVYYAYVYTVLLKPTTRWNTVIGGGSGALPALIGYAAVTGTVGLPAVLLAVVVCCWTPAHFYNLAIAHREDYARADYPMLPVVAGVPTARRRILVWLGITLVAAALLGTVTDLGLLYAIATTALGAVFVRSVVRQYDADRRASDGRSAAYRSFHASNAYLGALLAAILLETLAF; encoded by the coding sequence ATGGACCGACCACGCCTCACGACGCTGTTGACCTGGGCGGTCGTGGGCACCTACCTGCTCGTCGCGCTCGGAGCGACTGCCGCCGCGGACGCCGGGCCGACGCTGGCCGCGGCCCACCACGCCGCCGCCGTCCTCGTCGGCCTGCTGCTGGTCGCAACGGCGGTCGTGGCCCATCGCGTTGCGGCGGCACGCGGCGTCCGAATCGGCACGGCGATCGTCGTGATCGCCTACCCCGTGCAGGCCGGCATCGGGCTGGCGGGACTGTCCGGCGTCAGGCTCTTCGACGGGCGGCTTCACCTGCTCGGCGGGATCGCGGTCTTCGCGGTCCTCCTCGCGACCCTGATCCACCGGCTGGAGACGACCACGGAGGCGCCGACCGGAAACGAAGCCCTGGCTGACGCCGTCACCCCGGCGGCCTCGGAAACGGCCACCTCTGAAACGGCCACCTCTGAAACGACCGTCCCGGACGCGACCGCCGCAAAACCAACCACCGCGGAAGTAACCGACCCACCATCATCCGTCTCCCCGGCGACCACGCTCGGGAATCGCCTGCGTGCGTATCTCGAGCTGACGAAGCCGCGGCTGATGTGGCTGCTGTGTCTGCTCGCGCTGGCGGGGATGGGGCTGGCGACCGCGACCGGCGCCGCGATCGACGGCGTGACGGTCGTCGCGACCCTCGGCGGGGGCGTTCTCGCGATCGGGGCCGCGGGCACGTTCAACCACGTCCACGAGCGCGACCGCGACCGGAAGATGCGCCGCACCGCTGACCGGCCGGTCGCCACCGACCGGGTCGGCGTCCGGCGCGCGGTCGCGTTCGGGATCGCGCTCGTGACCGTCGCGATGGCGATCCTCCTCGCGTTCGTGAACGTCCTCGCGACGGTCCTGACCGCCCTCGCGGTCGTCTACTACGCGTACGTCTACACGGTCCTGTTGAAACCAACCACGCGCTGGAACACCGTGATCGGCGGCGGGTCGGGCGCCCTGCCGGCCCTGATCGGCTACGCCGCGGTGACCGGCACCGTCGGGCTGCCGGCGGTCCTGCTGGCGGTCGTCGTCTGCTGTTGGACCCCGGCGCACTTCTACAACCTCGCGATCGCCCACCGCGAGGACTATGCCCGCGCCGACTACCCGATGCTGCCGGTCGTCGCCGGCGTCCCGACCGCGCGGCGTCGGATCCTCGTCTGGCTCGGGATCACCCTGGTCGCTGCGGCCCTGCTCGGAACCGTCACCGATCTGGGCCTCCTGTACGCGATCGCGACCACGGCGCTCGGGGCGGTGTTCGTCCGGAGCGTGGTCCGGCAGTACGACGCCGATCGCCGGGCGAGCGACGGCCGTTCGGCCGCCTACCGGAGCTTCCACGCCTCGAACGCCTATCTCGGGGCGCTCCTCGCGGCGATCCTCCTCGAGACGCTCGCGTTCTGA
- a CDS encoding PIN domain-containing protein: MTFLDSSVIIDMLEGVPDVVEHVEDCGQPYLTSSLCVFEVIDGAVGSGTTDVVAVRQRFGGVRALDLNERIALEAGRMQDQLLDGGERMATRDLLIAATARSTGDELIVTDDDFETDLLTDLMTVTNLQGR, translated from the coding sequence GTGACGTTCCTCGATTCATCCGTCATCATCGATATGCTCGAGGGCGTCCCTGACGTCGTCGAGCACGTCGAGGACTGCGGTCAACCGTATCTCACCTCCTCGCTTTGCGTCTTCGAGGTCATCGATGGAGCGGTCGGTTCCGGAACCACGGACGTCGTCGCGGTCCGTCAACGGTTCGGCGGTGTCCGTGCGCTTGACCTCAACGAACGGATCGCCTTGGAAGCGGGACGGATGCAGGATCAGCTGCTGGACGGGGGTGAACGGATGGCTACTCGGGATCTCCTCATCGCGGCGACCGCGCGATCCACCGGCGACGAACTCATCGTGACGGACGATGATTTCGAGACCGACCTCCTTACGGATCTGATGACCGTCACGAACCTCCAGGGTCGCTGA
- a CDS encoding cupredoxin domain-containing protein yields the protein MSDPLKDPDDDWWNSPVNRRESIWLGLAGAWSVGIFAWMAGFTQFGDQNPIGTTYDVDPDRYQERVAEYKEAAEETEDGLVPPGDDVYIGALRFNWDGLPVVLEAGHEYDIHLGAYDVQHGFSVRPEENLNKQINLQVFPGSEWVIPMTFDEPGTYHVVCNEFCGQGHRTMHGRFTVVEG from the coding sequence ATGAGCGATCCACTCAAAGACCCCGACGACGACTGGTGGAACTCCCCGGTGAACCGCCGTGAGAGCATTTGGCTCGGGCTGGCCGGCGCGTGGTCGGTCGGCATCTTCGCCTGGATGGCCGGCTTCACCCAGTTCGGCGACCAGAACCCGATCGGCACGACCTACGACGTCGACCCCGATCGGTATCAGGAGCGCGTGGCCGAGTACAAGGAGGCCGCCGAGGAGACCGAGGACGGCCTGGTCCCGCCGGGCGACGACGTCTACATCGGCGCGCTGCGGTTCAACTGGGACGGCCTCCCGGTCGTGCTCGAGGCCGGCCACGAGTACGACATCCACCTCGGCGCCTACGACGTCCAGCACGGCTTCTCGGTCCGGCCGGAGGAGAACCTGAACAAACAGATCAACCTCCAGGTCTTCCCCGGATCGGAGTGGGTGATCCCGATGACCTTCGACGAGCCCGGCACCTACCACGTCGTCTGTAACGAGTTCTGCGGCCAGGGACACCGAACGATGCACGGCCGGTTCACGGTGGTGGAGGGATAG
- a CDS encoding class I SAM-dependent methyltransferase, with translation MNESVDIDGPEPINEEKLSELVETSLVDLGATVHAALAVIGDELGLYETLDDEGPLTSSELAEKTETVERYVREWLRSQAAGGYVTYDAETDRYYLTPEQAHILANEESPVFMPGAFQLVGSVAKIGPELQEAFRTGEGIGWHEHDEDVFHGTERFFGPSYGAFLLDWIGALDGVDARLKSGGRIVDVGCGHGAPTIRIAEAYPNSTVVGIDYHKESIEVARERAETAGVADRVRFEVATAREYTGSDYDLVTMFNCYHDMGDPVGVAAHVRETLSENGAWMIVEPYADDRVENNLTPFGRLGYAISTLACTPNSLSQDVGYGLGAQACEDRTREVVTGGGFTRFRRAAETPTSLVFEAKL, from the coding sequence ATGAATGAATCAGTAGACATAGACGGACCCGAACCGATAAACGAGGAGAAACTAAGCGAACTCGTAGAGACGTCCCTCGTCGATCTCGGTGCGACGGTTCACGCCGCACTGGCCGTCATCGGTGACGAGCTCGGACTGTACGAGACGCTTGATGACGAGGGGCCGCTCACGTCATCCGAACTCGCTGAAAAAACCGAAACCGTCGAGCGGTACGTTCGTGAGTGGTTGCGCTCGCAGGCCGCGGGCGGGTACGTGACCTACGACGCTGAGACTGACCGATACTACCTCACCCCGGAGCAGGCGCACATCTTGGCCAACGAGGAGAGCCCCGTGTTTATGCCCGGTGCGTTCCAGCTGGTCGGGTCAGTGGCAAAGATCGGTCCCGAACTCCAGGAGGCTTTCCGAACGGGCGAAGGCATCGGCTGGCACGAACATGACGAGGACGTGTTCCACGGGACGGAACGTTTCTTCGGGCCGTCCTACGGGGCGTTCCTGCTCGACTGGATCGGCGCGCTCGATGGCGTCGACGCCAGGCTGAAATCGGGGGGCCGGATCGTCGACGTGGGATGTGGTCACGGTGCGCCGACGATCCGCATAGCCGAAGCGTACCCCAACTCGACGGTCGTCGGCATCGACTACCATAAGGAATCGATCGAGGTAGCACGCGAGCGGGCGGAAACAGCGGGTGTGGCCGACCGCGTTCGCTTCGAAGTGGCGACCGCGAGGGAGTACACCGGCTCCGACTACGACCTCGTGACGATGTTCAACTGCTACCACGACATGGGCGATCCAGTCGGGGTGGCCGCTCACGTTCGAGAGACGCTCAGTGAGAACGGTGCGTGGATGATCGTCGAACCGTATGCCGATGACCGGGTCGAAAACAATCTTACCCCATTTGGTCGCCTTGGATACGCCATTTCGACGCTTGCCTGTACGCCAAATTCGCTCAGTCAAGACGTCGGGTACGGGCTCGGCGCGCAGGCGTGCGAGGACCGAACGCGAGAGGTCGTCACCGGAGGCGGGTTCACGCGTTTCCGCCGGGCGGCCGAGACGCCGACCAGTCTGGTCTTCGAAGCAAAACTCTGA
- a CDS encoding DUF5789 family protein, translated as MADDKRGRDKQAQDAERRQQEREIATELERGDEREPPVNTEELADFEAGLEELAFPATGVEVVAAIGDREIESVGGSYSIEELIPETDEVTFDSPAAVRVQVQRPTVAAAMKRVVEASKTLHNTDFGWTQHKAYEKTFQELKAIDADDDDEGIQAISDWIVKRIHDEETLPTSREVRREAAKFCRTNGYQVRNDEWLGI; from the coding sequence ATGGCAGACGATAAGCGCGGTCGCGACAAGCAAGCACAAGACGCTGAAAGACGCCAGCAAGAGCGCGAGATTGCGACGGAACTGGAGCGCGGGGACGAAAGAGAGCCACCGGTGAATACGGAGGAACTCGCCGATTTTGAGGCGGGACTCGAAGAACTGGCATTCCCGGCGACGGGGGTCGAGGTCGTCGCAGCGATCGGCGATCGTGAGATCGAATCGGTCGGCGGGAGCTACAGTATCGAGGAGCTAATACCGGAGACAGACGAGGTAACGTTTGACTCACCAGCTGCCGTCCGGGTGCAGGTACAGCGGCCGACAGTTGCTGCGGCCATGAAACGGGTTGTGGAAGCCAGCAAGACGCTTCACAACACGGATTTCGGTTGGACACAGCACAAAGCGTACGAGAAGACCTTCCAGGAACTCAAAGCGATCGACGCCGATGACGATGATGAAGGGATCCAAGCCATCAGCGATTGGATCGTCAAGCGAATCCACGACGAAGAAACGCTCCCGACGTCCCGCGAAGTACGCCGAGAAGCGGCAAAATTCTGTCGGACGAACGGATATCAAGTCCGAAACGACGAGTGGCTCGGGATATAG
- a CDS encoding DUF7557 family protein: MSTSIRVSDDTKRILERLKREDETFDELLERLAQSERPIDIGAWSGGKAERAREAVKRSRESFER; this comes from the coding sequence ATGAGCACGTCAATCCGGGTGTCCGACGATACGAAACGAATACTGGAGCGTCTGAAACGGGAGGACGAGACGTTCGACGAGCTCCTCGAACGGCTTGCGCAGAGCGAGCGGCCCATCGACATTGGGGCGTGGAGCGGGGGGAAGGCGGAGCGGGCACGGGAGGCCGTGAAGCGCTCTCGGGAGAGTTTCGAGCGGTGA
- a CDS encoding outer membrane protein assembly factor BamB family protein: MPAPDPPSILSPRSSPDPPSTRNAPDDAATTSRRALLATVGAGVIAGIAGCSTLQGGDDPDPYHHGDWRTFGAGPRNRNRVDGGAPEPTGFDRLASGEWVHVPPVVQDGTVYFAAGREVRALSPAAAVPDREAWSQSLNAEVSGAPALDPERGRLYVPTRTVRTTDAPDPAPASLTALSMRDGSIVGSVRVGDRATYGVTVADGDCYVRGATACVRLDPDGGERWRRPLDPLIYDEYNLGDSTATQIVPAVAGDAVLVPDRDALVCIDRERGTERWRVPVDTPYAAAVVESNGVIQTGWQETVAVDLAGEVRWRRDLHSRAPAAAADGDVYVAARDLHELDPGSGETTWQAHLPSEGTAAPVATDDDVLVASGDLRAYRRDLDGLLKPDRVRWRYDGVHATTYSSPVIAAGRVLVASPSGLVAIRAVDAPNGSE, translated from the coding sequence ATGCCCGCCCCCGACCCTCCATCCATCCTCAGCCCTCGCTCCTCCCCCGACCCGCCATCCACTCGCAACGCGCCGGACGATGCCGCGACGACGTCCCGCCGCGCGCTCCTCGCCACGGTCGGGGCCGGAGTCATCGCCGGAATCGCCGGCTGCAGCACCCTCCAAGGCGGTGATGACCCCGATCCGTATCACCACGGCGACTGGCGCACCTTCGGTGCCGGTCCGCGGAACCGCAACCGGGTCGACGGCGGGGCTCCGGAACCGACCGGGTTCGATCGCCTCGCCTCCGGCGAGTGGGTCCACGTCCCGCCGGTCGTCCAGGACGGAACCGTCTACTTCGCGGCCGGCCGTGAGGTCCGCGCCCTCTCGCCCGCGGCCGCGGTCCCGGACCGCGAGGCGTGGTCCCAGTCGCTAAACGCCGAGGTCTCCGGCGCCCCCGCCCTCGATCCGGAGCGGGGCCGGCTCTACGTCCCGACCCGGACCGTTCGGACGACCGACGCGCCGGATCCCGCGCCGGCGTCCCTGACCGCGCTCTCGATGCGCGACGGGTCGATCGTCGGATCGGTCCGGGTCGGCGACCGAGCGACCTACGGCGTCACCGTCGCCGACGGCGACTGCTACGTTCGCGGCGCCACCGCCTGCGTCAGGCTCGATCCCGACGGCGGCGAGCGCTGGCGGCGCCCGCTCGACCCCCTCATCTACGACGAGTACAACCTCGGCGACTCCACCGCGACCCAGATCGTCCCGGCAGTCGCCGGCGACGCCGTCCTCGTTCCCGACCGCGACGCGCTCGTGTGCATCGACCGCGAGCGGGGAACCGAACGCTGGCGCGTCCCGGTGGACACGCCATATGCGGCCGCCGTCGTCGAGTCGAACGGCGTGATCCAGACCGGCTGGCAGGAGACCGTCGCTGTCGACCTCGCGGGCGAGGTTCGCTGGCGGCGTGACCTCCACAGCCGAGCTCCCGCGGCGGCCGCGGACGGCGACGTCTACGTCGCGGCACGCGACCTCCACGAGCTGGACCCGGGGTCCGGCGAGACGACCTGGCAGGCGCACCTCCCGAGCGAGGGGACCGCCGCGCCAGTGGCGACCGACGACGACGTCCTCGTCGCCAGCGGCGACCTCCGTGCGTACCGCCGGGACCTGGACGGACTCCTCAAGCCGGACCGCGTCCGGTGGCGGTACGACGGGGTTCACGCGACGACGTACTCCTCACCGGTGATCGCGGCCGGCCGCGTCCTCGTCGCGAGCCCCTCCGGCCTGGTGGCGATCCGCGCCGTCGACGCCCCGAACGGGAGCGAGTGA
- a CDS encoding cupin domain-containing protein has protein sequence METIDVADLDAADSPQNRASVADALGADDFAMNYYALDPGEAFTAGLHAHLDQEETFLVLEGEATFETAPGPTADSETVTVGEGQLVRFEPGEYQQGRNESDAPLRALAMGTPQESTDVRIAGPCEACGDSDYLAFAMIDGAPGVECPECGMQAAL, from the coding sequence ATGGAAACGATCGACGTTGCCGACCTCGATGCCGCGGACAGTCCCCAAAACCGTGCCAGCGTCGCGGACGCCCTCGGGGCGGACGACTTCGCGATGAACTACTACGCGCTCGACCCCGGCGAGGCGTTCACCGCCGGGCTCCACGCGCACCTCGACCAGGAGGAGACGTTCCTCGTCCTCGAGGGCGAGGCCACCTTCGAGACGGCCCCCGGCCCGACGGCCGACTCCGAGACGGTCACCGTCGGCGAGGGCCAGCTGGTCCGGTTCGAGCCCGGCGAGTACCAGCAGGGCCGCAACGAGTCGGACGCGCCCCTCCGCGCCCTCGCGATGGGCACCCCCCAGGAGTCGACCGACGTCCGGATCGCCGGCCCCTGCGAGGCCTGCGGCGACAGCGACTACCTCGCGTTCGCGATGATCGACGGCGCGCCCGGGGTCGAGTGCCCCGAGTGCGGGATGCAGGCCGCGCTCTAA